The nucleotide window CGGCCGAGGTACACGACAggggcggacaggccgcgccgaggtagatctcggcagtgattgggCGATGTGCTCGGTGTAGGCGGATAGACCGCGAGCTGCGCTGTCAGCCGAGCAACTGAGGCGGGCTGGCCgctcatggggccgaggcagcaggcagcgccgtcagccgagcagctgaggcgggctgCCGCCCACGGGGCCGAAGGGTCAaggcagcgggctgcaccgtTAGCCGAGCAactgacgcgggctggccgcgcatggggtcgAGGTAGCATGTTGTGCCGTCAGCCGAAGAGCTGACGTGgggtggccgcgcatggggccgaggcagcaggcagcgccgtcggccgagcagctgaggcgggctgCCTCGCATGGGGCGAAGGgtcaaggcagcgtgctggctgcagcctcttggctgcgcatgaggccgaggagccgaggcagcgtgttggctgcagcgcGTTGCTGCGTATGGGGCCGGGGCAGCGTGATGGCTGCAGCGTGTCGGCTGCAGCgcgttgctgcgcatggggccgaggagcagccGAGGCATCAGGCTGCTTGCTGCGTATGAGGCTGAGGTAGCAgcttgttggctgcgcatgaggccgagtggccgaggcagcgtgttgcttgctgcgcatgaggccgagtggccgaggcagcgaggtagcaaggcagcgtgctggctgcgcatgaggccgagtggccaaggcagcctgttggctgcgcatgaggccgaggtagcagcgtgttggctgcgcctgaggccgagtggccaaggcagcgaggctgcttgctggctgcgcacgaggccgagtggccgaggcagcgaggctgcttgctggctgcggacgaggccgaggcagcaaggcagcaaggcagcgtgctacttgctgcgcatggggctgaggagccgaggcagcgtagtgcttgctgcgcatgaggccgagtggccgaggcagcgaggcagcaaggcagcgtgctggctgcgcatgaggccgagtggccgaggcagcgtgttggctgcgcatgaggccaagGAGCCGAGgcggcgaggctgcttgctggctgcgcgtgaggccgaggagccgaggcagcaaggcagcgtgctacttgctgcgcatggggctgaggagccgaggcagcgtagtgcttgctgcgcatgaggccgagtggccgaggcagcgaggcagcagcgTGTTGGAGTGAACAGAGCTTACCTTACCAGGGTTCTTGGGGAAGAAGAAGGACGACCTCCAGTTGTTGATGAGGCCTTCATCAATGATGACGAAGCCTTCGATGTAGTCGAACCTTTCGCTCCAGTGGGCGCTGTGGAGCGAGACGAGGAGCTCCTGGTCTCTGGTGAAGGCCGCGAAGTCGGAGTACAGTACTCGGATCCATCTCACCCCGTGAGGAGCTGTCTCCAGTGCAATCCGGGCTCTGATGATGATCCCAAACTGTCCCAGACCACCGAGAACTCCATGGAACAGCTCTGAGTTCTGCTCTTCTGAGCATGTTATCAGCTCGCCCTTGCCTGTGACCATATCGAGCTCGTGGACATTGCTGATCTGAGGTACGCGGTGAAAGGCTGGCCCACTTACGCCGGCGTTGGAGAGAGTGCTGCCGACCGACAAGTAGAGGTAGTCGGTCCACGACTTGGGCGCGAGGCTGCCGTTGGCTAGCGTCCAGTTCAACACATCGACCTGGAGATCACCCCCCGAGGCGTCGACATAGTACTCGCCCGTGGACGGTGAGCACGTCGGCTCCAGGCGGGGCGCGATCCGGCCGCGACTCATCTAGACCACGACGCCGTCCGGCGAGAGCGTCTGGCCCTTGATCGAGTGGCTGTATCCCCTGGCGGAGACCGGCAACCAgcgggccgcgcgcgtggggccgaggcgctcggggccgaggagccgagaacagccccagaagtcgctgctgctggtgtaggtcggctgcagtggagcaaccaaggagaagactaacgtaccgtcattccgggccctccttctagcgccagtcTGTTACGGAAAGTAACTTTCTTGAGTCGTGGCCTCggagccgacgcggctcggttcggggttcGGATGTCGGGGATCCCGGGCGACGTACCTCGCGGTCGGGATTGGTCATAcggggcggtagatcgggtcggcagctccgcagcagcgTCAGGAAGAGGCGACCTTGCCtttgttcctgcacacaggtcgggtcgggggctcggcccgacccctccgacgatcaagttagaagatgatgtggagggggttttggaggaagagaagcagaagtgttCTCCAATGTATTCAGAGTGTCCCTTCTTCGATTAGAactatggggtatttatagaggagtttgatgttacctgatgtaccCGCTTGTAGGGGCAGGACAATACCTCACGTGgcatctgacattgccactggggttgcgtggagaactgggctgtcgcagggtatgggcgagcctcggtcaaCGTGCTCCTTTGCCTCGGTCGAGCGCACGGAGTCAAAGCTGAGGTGGTTGGCTGAGGGCTGGTGACGTCGGCGCACGTCGAGTCGGCGTAAATGCTTgcctcctcgggcagtgtgtccacCTGGCGTGCTGACGTGGCGCGCTGCCATTTTTGCCCTTATCACTCCCCCTTCAAAGAAGTGATTAAAATAATGTAGAACCAATGTGTAATATAGGTTAAATATTGTGCTTCAAGACCCTTGCTAAAGAAACCCCATAGCACACCTTTGAGGGTGGACAAATAATATAAAAGATATTATCGATCAATCACCATCCAATACTTGTATTTCGCGTGACATTCAAACTAAAACGAGATAAAAGTTATCCCTCACAAGTTTGCCCACATGGACATCGATCTAAGATATGTAGTTATGAGTTGTCTTCGTCCTTGTCGCCTATGTAAAAATAAGCCAAATCGAGAATGTTAAAGGTAGTTAAAAACTATTCTTGAAAAATATTCTACATACTATGATTTCTTTGCTATCAAGTATAAAAATTTACTTTGAACATAGTTGAAAGGTCACTTTTTATCACGAGTGATCGTACTCATCTACTTCATGTTACTAACTTAGATGTTAGAGGAATCAGTTCGAAAAGCCTCTCATGATCTTAGTTTTCGTGTAGGTGACACATCGAACGACCATCTCGGGAGCTTGACGTTTATATCTCGGAGGCATCTTAGATAATCTCCTGGAGCTTGATATTTTCACTTCGGAAGGCACCTACACATAGGTCTGAACCACGTCGGATTGATCTAAATGTTAACAATATCtttctataataatatttttttacataaaAAGATTTATTCATCAATATGAATTTGTTTTATCGGTATTAACATGTAATATTAGATTGTATTGGTTCAATCAgtcaatattttaattaatttaaattaattatttattttaaaaaaaatattagactaATTGCCAAAACCAGTATCAAATGgagatttaaatatttaataatacatATATTCTGATATCAGACTCCACGCCATGACCTAATTagctaaatattttttattagaaaGAGTCATAATCATACAAATTTGAAATGTGTAAAActatgaatcaatcaatcaatcaaataatataaataaaatcatcTGTCATTGTCATTATCTTTGGACGTACCACTAATGGCGTATGTGTGCCTTAATTAATAATATCATATACACATAGTTCACTTTcatactaaaataaaaaaaaaactgcatAATTAAGTTAACTTTATCCTAATAAAATTGATGTTACAGTCCAACTCCAAAATGACAAGTTGACCCAAATTAATTGCAACATACATTGACTTGGATGTGAAGCAAGTGAGATGGCCCAATTAAATTATTGTGAAGAGGCGGCCCCAAATAGCCCAAAATAATAACCTAAGTCAACGTAGACCAACAACCCAACACATCCCCCATTTCCTTATGTCTCATATGCTGCAAAAGGTGTCCGATACACACAaaggggagagagaaagagagtatAGTGGAgaagccctctctctctctctctctctctctctctctctcgtagaaGGTGCCAATTTCCTTGTTCTGGATCTGTTTATTGTTCTTAGTCCTTTAATTTGTAGCTCTCGATCTTCTACTGAGATCACAGCTCTGGGAGAAGCCCTAGCCCGAGAATTCGATGCAAAGGGGCTTCTTTTCTGTTGGTTGGCGTGGGGGTCCGTCCCTGCTTGGGATCCTCTTGAGTTAGGGTTTAGTGGCGGGCGGGGATGATGAGGGGATTCGAGGGGCAAGGAGGGGTTCCTGGGAGCCCTGGCCGCCCCCGTGACGGTCCCAGGGAGCTCGGCGATGCCGTCGCAGGTGAATTTTTTTTGTCTATTTTATTTTCGTGTTTCTTGGCTTTTTTTGGGTGGATGATCATGTTGTCCGGTTGCAGTAGAAGTAGAGCTTAAAtttctactctttttttttttttggtgtttaCTGGGTTGGAATGGATGTTTGATTTCCATGCCACTGTTGGCTTTCCCCTACTTTGGAATGCGACTAGTTCGTTTCTTTGGTTTGCAAGGAGTAAATCACCTGTCTCAACTTGGACGAGGTTAATAATCCACTTTAGATCTGTAGGACGATACCTGCAAGTGCCCTTTTTCGTCCTTATCTCTGTTTCTTTCTTGAATGGATGGTTGAAAAAGCTAATATCTTGCTGTTGTTGTGTTTTGTGAAGCTTCACCACAGCTTTTTGCCCTTAAGTCATTCTCGTCTTCGAGTTAGATCGTGGTTTTATTTTATATTGGTCACTGGAAGCTTCAGTTCTTTGCTGCTTTGATGCTTGGAAGTATAGCGTTATCTCTTCCTGTATATTTAATTTGACCATGAGTTGTTTCCAATTCCACCTAGTTTACCCATTGCATCCTCTTGGTTTACTATGTTGGTTTCTTGCTTGTTTCGTCGTTTTTGGCTTGCTGTCATGTGAATGATATTGGCCGTTAATCAAATAATCAGCATTTGTATTCCTTTTATTTGTTGTAACTTGGCTGGTTGCTACATTTGTTTCTCGTAGATAATGCCCTCTTCGATGCTTCACAATATGCATTCTTTGGCAAGGGGGTCATGGAGGAAGTTGAGTTAGGGTGTATAGAAGACAATGGCGCTGACAATGCTGGTTTTATTGGGATTGATGTTGAGTACCATTTCTCTACCATTGGAGACAGAGAAGAGGTAATATCTTTTGGAGCACAAGAATGCTCATACGCTCATTCGttcaatttttaataataaatttaatattcatgACAATTTTTTTCCTATTATTCTTTCAATGAAAGAGAAGGTGTTTTTCTTGGACACATCGTCTAAACTCTAAAAACGTATcacctttctcttttttcttttttcttttttattttttttacttatattggGTCGAGTTTTGTGGTTTCCGTAGAATTCACAGAACTGAGATACTCAACTGTGGCGACCAGTTGTTCCATCTCCTGCATAAAGAAATTTCTTCCTTCCTTATGGAGTTAATAAAAAATCATCTATGCTCTTATGATGTCTAATCCTGATTTTACCTTTTCTTAGACATATTACATAAATGGTCTTAGTTTAAATTCTGATCATGTTTTTATTTTGTTCCATTTGCAGGCTGTAGTTTTAGACTCTCTCTCTGATGCTGATGACCTTGCTAGCACTTTTGCTAAGGTTGACTTTTTTCAATGTATAATTTACAATTGCCTTATAATTTTTTCATTTGCATGTATCATGATTGACAAatatcattttgttttatgtGATTGCTGTTATACCATGAAGTTTACTCAAAGATGTGGTTGtgtaaaagaagggaaaaaaagaatTGTAAATAAgctaaactattataaatttaGCTTTTTTGCTAACTGAAAAAAGGGTCGAAGTTCCAGTGCTCTCCGAAAGCCCTATCTAAGTCAAACTACGGTAAGCAGTTCGTTCTACTTGCTTGGGATTTCTAAAAGTCTTCCGGTTATTATTCGCCATCAGGTTCAGGTTTTTATCCTTTGCCCTCAAATCAGGTTAAGTTAGTCAAGGGAAGGGAAATCAGGACCATTTCAAATAAATAGGAGGAATGACAAAGACCTGGGTGGCTATCCAATGTGTGAGGTCTCTGCCTCTCTTTTGATGCCATGAATTCTCTGTCTGCCAATCCAAATCCCCACCTTTATTCACGAATTAACTCATCCTtcgttcgagttgagagagagacAGAACCTGTATTCTCGTGCTTACATTACCATAAGTGAGTCTCTGCCGAAAGTGCGACTCCAAGGGATTTGCCTTTTTTTATTGATTCCTATGGGTTGGTGGTGGGGGGATCAATCAAATTCTTGATCAAGGCGTTCAACTATTGAAAGAAGGGATTCGGGAGCTCTCTCTCGCTCCTCTCGGTGATCAGATGTGACTATGCATTGCTTTTGGAAGGGCAGGGGAAGATCTGGAAATAAGCCCAATTTCACAGTATCTTGATGTAATACAAACATATTTTAGATTTGTATGTTATTAAATTTTACTGTATTGAAGTTTAGTTTTGTCAGTGGTTTCCTGCTCAGGAGCTTCAACACATTTAGTTAATAATTGTCAGTAAGAGAAATGAAACTAAGATGGAAATCAATTTGGATGGAAAAAAAACTTCAAATCTACATAGAGTTGGTTATGAGACAGAAAGGAATAATGTGGATTCTTTTTGTAGGGTTGGAGCTTGGTTGTGCCAAGATGTTCtgttttctaaaaatatatattaatttataaggGGTTTAACATTGTACATGTCAAGTAACTGGTTACATACTCTGTTATGGAACTAAATTTAGACTGCAAAATGCAGATATTGATTCCTTTTGTCTGAAATAGTTCACTTTTGTGCCAAAACATGCTCTGCTTTGGTTGTATTGGAAATAGAGATTCTTGCATAGATTTTAATGCCTCATGAGTTGGACCAACTAAGCTAATTTTTTAAGTGTTTTATAAATGTAGTTAGCCTTGGTACAACGGTAACAGGGTTCGAGTCATGGAAATAGCCTATTTAAGTATTTAAAGGTAAGGTTGCAGATATTGACCCTCTTCAGACCCCGCATTGGCAAGAGCCTTGTGCATGGAGTATGCCCTTTTTATATAAATGTAGTTAGCCTAAAACTCAAGGAGTTGTACCACACATTAGGATTTATAGCAAACAAATGGCTTGCCTTGTCATTTTTTTTTACCTTAAATAtacttataaaatattcattttatTTGTTCCTTAAATTATCCAGACTCCTAGTTGTAATGGTCTTTGGTGCCATCATAATTTCTGGCTAATGCCTCAAAAATCTTACTATTGTTCAGAGTTAAAGATATGCAGGCAGAATTCATTCTTTGAAGCACCTTTATTAATTGTCAAATAAGAGATCCTGTGTACAATAAACTATTACTTATGGCAGGATTTCTGCACAATATATTTGGTATTGGCAGATTCTTTTCCTGCTAGTATACTTTGATTTGTTTAATTTTTTCCTACTAGTATAGCTCATGGAATATTCTATTATTTGCTGATTTGATTTATCTCCATGTTTCTTTCCTAGATAATTCTGTTCAATTCTCGAACTaataattcaagtcatgaatgatcGAGATGTGCATCAAGTGAGGATGAATGTTCCTTTACTGCTTTCCTGTTTATTGATGAGAGCTTGTATGACTTTGAACTTGAAGTGCTAGCCTGTTGAGCATTAGGCCAGCTGGTGTGTTTGTGTTGTTTGAGATATCCAAAATACCGAACTGCATTGCACTGTCTCTTCTATGAGATAGACTGCTGGCTCCAGAGCTTATGGAAGTTCATGTCATTCACATTTTTTATAACTTTTGTATCTGTTCTTTATGCTTTATCTTGTTTTCAGTGGATTTATGGGCTATGATGTCTCATTCCATTGATGTCCACTTTTCCAGTATAGTGACTAGTATGCTTTTTATTCACTTGTTACCTAAAATTTCTGTATTTTTTGATTCAGTTGAATAGGGTTGTAAATGACCCAAGGACTGCAGGAGTTATTGGTGATAGAGGATCTTCTTCTAGAGAAAGTGAGTGATTTTGTTTCGGTATCTTTATGGTATCCAGCATGGGTTTTGGAGTTCTTTCATTAGGCAATCAATGGAatgaattttgaattttttttaaatttttatgatagtttgTTTTGTTTGACAAGCATATATCCATTCACCAGTAAGAATGATAATAGAATTTTATGATAGCATGCTTAAGTTGATAAGCATACATCCCTTTACCAGTAAGAATGATAATAGTGATTATTTTTTCAATCAACTTGAATAAAGGTCGCACAAATGTCAAACGAAAAACATGACCATCCCTTTTTTGATTAAACATAAGAGCTCTCTTACTGACTGAAAATTTTAAACATGCTTTTACAGTTGTTTTTGATGTACACATATTTAATTCTAAAACCTTATAAATACTATCTTATGTCTATATTCATTGTAGTCTTGGCTAGCAGGACATTGCTTTTCAAAATTGTGCATCAGATGCAAACTAGAGTCTAGACATTCACATGGCTAGGGCTCTAGCGTAACCAGTTAGTGATATGATTCTGCTGCATCTTCTTGATCACTCCCATTCATATCTATATgagtagttatatttggtgggatAAGCTCTTGTGGTAAGCGACCGaggtttcaaataattatattttttcattattttatatattttttggaataTAGAATGCCAAAAcagtatatttttcttttctagaggaataaaataaatttataagaagAATCAATTTACTAAATTTAGATCCTGGTAACTTTAAAAGACATCTTTATAAAATCAAGTAATTAGCTTTTTCCAGTGGTTAGCTGGGCAGGTTAGGATGGGCTTGACTGTGCCTGGATTTTTCCAGGTCTTGTTTGAGCTCGACCTAGCATGTTCCTTCAGGCCTAATCTTTTAACCAAGCCTAGCCTGAAACATCACACGGAGGACCAGGTTCCACCAACTTATGCCCGAAAGAAGAATTATGTAGTCATGGAAAATTGATAATTAGTGGAATATAATCCCACAAAATGTTTGTAAAAGGGCTACCAGTCCGGTAGCTGCTCTAAGATTTTGTTCTTAACAGTTTTATAATATATACAAGTATTTATTAGATTTTCTTATACTTttacataaaatttatatttattatataagatCACGCTGTGCTGAATTGGGATTGAAATACATCTTCCCATTCTGACCTGAACATGCCCCCTTGtcattgatattatttttttcttggtccaaaatatgatttttttgttcAGACCTGCTG belongs to Musa acuminata AAA Group cultivar baxijiao chromosome BXJ3-5, Cavendish_Baxijiao_AAA, whole genome shotgun sequence and includes:
- the LOC135639119 gene encoding cytokinin dehydrogenase 5-like — protein: MSRGRIAPRLEPTCSPSTGEYYVDASGGDLQVDVLNWTLANGSLAPKSWTDYLYLSVGSTLSNAGVSGPAFHRVPQISNVHELDMVTGKGELITCSEEQNSELFHGVLGGLGQFGIIIRARIALETAPHGVRWIRVLYSDFAAFTRDQELLVSLHSAHWSERFDYIEGFVIIDEGLINNWRSSFFFPKNPGKVSSVHSNTLLPRCLGHSASCAASTTLPRLLSPMRSK